A part of Cryptococcus tetragattii IND107 chromosome 3, whole genome shotgun sequence genomic DNA contains:
- a CDS encoding phosphate:H+ symporter: MSSQFEVEKTQANVSMSAGERRRAALAEIDEARFSWFHAKACVVAGVGFFTDAYDIFSISIAATMIGYVYHNGGSNTSNQDLGIKVAHSIGTFFGQLAFGYLADHIGRKRMYGVELMIIIVGTLGQAVAGHAPGVNIYGVLIMWRFIMGIGIGGDYPVSSVITSEFAARKIRGRMMAAVFSAQGWGNFACAIVAVIVVAAYKSSIKSQPLDDLKAVDQAWRLIIGIGCVPAVIALYFRLTIPETPRYTMDVERNIKQASQDVDAYIATGEYVADSVQINDRAEVPKASWSDFARHFGQWKNGKVLLGTAWSWFALDIAFYGLGLNSSTILSTIGFGSSTKLPTKQENIYQTLYNVAVGNIILAVGGLLPGYYFTMAFVDSWGRKPIQLMGFILLTIIFVCMGFGYDKMLSTDSGKKAFVFLYCMANFFQNFGPNSTTFIIPGEVFPTRYRSTAHGISAASGKLGAIVAQVGFSRLINIGGKNKFLKHILEIFALFMLTGIFSTLLLPETKNQSLEDLSQEDQENFVRDSGVAIAAPREQKTGTLSDDERV; encoded by the exons atgtCGAGCCAGTTCGAGGTTGAAAAGACACAAGCCAATGTCTCGATGTCTGCCGGCGAAAGACGACGTGCTGCTCTTGCTGAAATTGATGAAGCCAGATTCTCCTGGTTCCACGCCAAGGCATGTGTAGTTGCTG gtGTCGGATTTTTCACAGATGCTTATGACatcttttccatttccattgCGGCCACCATGATTGGCTACGTTTACCACAACGGTGGCTCCAACACCTCTAATCAGGATTTGGGTATCAAAGTCGCCCACTCTATTGGTACTTTCTTCGGTCAGCTTGCCTTTGGTTATCTTGCCGATCATATTGGCAGAAAAAGGATGTATGGTGTTGAATTG ATGATCATCATTGTTGGTACTCTCGGTCAGGCTGTCGCAGGCCATGCTCCAGGCGTCAATATTTACGGTGTCTTGATTATGTGGCGATTTATTATGG GTATTGGGATTGGCGGTGATTATCCGGTTTCTTCTGTCATCACTTCTGAGTTCGCCGCCCGTAAAAttcgaggaagaatgatggCTGCTGTCTTCTCAGCACAAGGTTGGGGAAACT TCGCTTGCGCTATCGTTGCAGtcattgttgttgctgcctATAAGAGCTCTATCAAGTCCCAGCCGCTTGATGACTTAAAAGCTGTCGACCAAGCTTGGCGTCTGATCATTGGTATCGGCTGTGTTCCCGCTGTAATCGCCCTTTATTTCCGATTGACTATTCCCGAAACTCCTCGTTACACAATGGATGTTGAGCGAAACATCAAACAGGCTTCTCAAGATGTCGATGCGTACATCGCCACAGGTGAATATGTTGCGGACTCAGTACAAATCAATGATCGTGCCGAGGTCCCTAAGGCTTCATGGTCTGATTTCGCTCGTCATTTCGGGCAATGGAAGAACGGCAAGGTTTTACTTGGTACTGCTTGGTCATGGTTTGCCTTGGACATTGCGTTCTATGGACTGG GACTGAACTCATCTACTATTTTGTCAACTATCGGCTTCGGTTCTTCTACCAAACTTCCAACCAAACAAGAAAACATCTACCAAACATTATACAATGTTGCTGTCGGTAATATCATCTTGGCTGTTGGCGGACTACTT CCTGGATACTATTTCACCATGGCATTTGTAGACTCATGGGGTCGAAAGCCTATCCAGTTGATGGGATTCATACTTCTCACGATCATCTTTGTCTGTATGGGCTTCGGTTACGATAAAATGCTTTCTACCGACTCCGGAAAGAAAGCCTTTGTCTTCCTCTACTGCATGGCGAACTTTTTCCAA AATTTCGGTCCCAACTCTACTACTTTTATTATTCCCGGAGAAGTGTTCCCTACTCGTTACCGATCAACTGCCCATGGTATCTCCGCCGCCTCAGGCAAGCTGGGCGCCATCGTTGCGCAGGTTGGATTTTCCAGGCTTATCAACATTGGTGGCAAGAACAAATTCCTCAAGCACATCTTGGAGATCTTTGCTTTGTTCATGCTTACCGGTATTTTCAGCACATTACTTCTTCCCGAGACTAAG AACCAAAGCCTTGAGGACTTGTCACaggaagatcaagaaaaCTTTGTTAGGGACTCCGGTGTGGCTATTGCTGCCCCTAGGGAGCAAAAGACTGGCACTTTGTCAGACGATGAGAGGGTTTAA